Part of the Anopheles coluzzii chromosome 3, AcolN3, whole genome shotgun sequence genome is shown below.
TTGGGAACAGACTTCCTGAATCGGAAGATCTCCTCTTCTTGTTGAGTTGAACTCCCTCAGGACTTACCGATTCAATCTTACCCAGTGTGCACATCACAAATCGGAGCAATATCTCCACAATAGATAGAAAAGAGCATTTGAAACATGattttgtcttttgtttcttccatTACAAGACGAGAATGGGCTATTTTTGATAAGGAAAGATTATTtggtatattttccattccaaattTCACCATTTGAAGTGAATTTATATTTACTTAGTGTTCTAGCTTTTGTGTTTCTGGTTCATTCAACTCACTCCTTCCACCTTTTTGTTCTAATAGAACCGTATCGTGAACGGGGTGGAAACGGCAGTGAACGAGTTCCCCATGATGGCGGCATTGATAGACGTCAAAACGAAAACTGTCATTTGCGGGGCCACTATCGGTAAGCTTGCCTGCTACaattacaacacacacacacacacacgatcgctGTCGCTCGCTTGCTCGCGGTAGTATTATTACATCCCATGTTCGATATGCTTCCTCCACACAGTTACCAACAGTTACGCGCTGACGGCGGCCCACTGTCTGCTGCAGCGCACCATCAACGAtacggtgctgctggtgggtgATCACAATATCAAAACCGGAACCGATACCTCCTTCTCGCAGGTGTACATCGTCGCCCAGTTTATGAGCCATCCCGGGTTCACGGTCAGGCCGGTGGCGAATGACATTGCGCTGGTACGCACCGGGCGACCCATTCAGTACAATCCGGGCGTCGGTCCGGCCTGTCTGCCCTGGAGCTACACGACGCAATCGTTCGAGGGTCGCACGGTGGAAGCGACCGGATGGGGCGATCTAGATTTCGGTGGACCGCGGGCCACCGCCCTGAACAAGGTGCAGCTGGCCGTTATTGGCAATCAGGAGTGCTCCCAGCGGCTCAGTGTGACCGTGCCGTATCAGCAGCTCTGCACCTACACCGCCAACCGGGACACGTGTCAGGTAGGGGTTAATCTCGCACGCGTTTCTTGACGGGTGTTTCGCTTGAAGGATCTTACTTCAGTGGCTTCTCGTTCTTTTTGTGGACTTTTTCTTTGTCTGCTGTCTCTAGGGCGATTCCGGAGGACCACTGTTTTTCACGAACCTCGCAAACGGGCTGCTATACGATGTGGGCATTGTTAGCTTCGGCATTGCGTGCGCTACCGCAAATCCGAGCGTTAATACGCGAGTGACTGAGTATCTGGACTGGATTATGGTCAACACTCCTGGATCGTTCTACTGCTATCAGCCATAGGGGGTGGGGGGCGTCTTGGATTGCTTAAttctacaacaacaaaaacaacaatgtTGACTGTGTATCATTTACCAAGGTGCGATAAATAAATGGTTGGGAGTTATATAGTTTATTAGGTGAAATAATAAGttcgttgcgtttttttattgaacttaGACGAAATGTACGGATCTCGAATCGAAAAAATTCACGGCTTTTTGAGAACTATCGACTTTGCATGGATGGTAGATAAAGATTTATGCTCCATATGCCAGAACGGACAGTAATCCGAACAAGCAATGTCAAGACTTTAGGCAGACTAGAGAATTATATCTGTTGCATCCTTTCTTACAGGCGATGTAAAAGCATCAGGTGCTGAGAGGTGAGTAAATGGCGTCTTTGGGCTTCAGTTAATATCCCACAGACCTAACCTTTTACCTTTTGGATCATTTTCTTTGCTTCTAATTGGTGAGAGATGTTTTGCCGAGACAGTCCATGTGTCTTTGTGCGTtcttggtgtgtttgtgcatcgTCTCTAGTTATTGAACACAAgattttgtgcgtttttttattctaaatcaaaattaacacattcaaaccATGCCAACCATATAGGAAAAGTGGGACATAATGGTCATCTGCATTATTGAGAATAATACACGTATATAGTGACTTACAAATATTACCACATCACatcaaaacaatatttcatGCTTACTATAAACATTTTATAATCTAAGATTTGTAAATATAtgaataaatatgaaaataaaattattgctCAAAACGACGTTATTTTGACCGTCTCGAAATTAAACTTTCGTTAGAATTTAGAAAgcaattgaacaaaaaaggatGTGTATCCAGGCACTTGACATTTATCTATGATTTgcgtgaaaaaaagaaaccatttaaattgaatataaagtttttaaaattaagCTTTGTAAGATGTttcgcttggggcaaaatgatCGACTAAAATATAattgttttcgatatatttgTACTCTATCGATAAGAAAATTTACTAACATCACGTGCATTATCAATCCAGCAATTCATTCAACTATTTACCAAAACACTTTAATACAAAACTAAATATCTACCCTTATAATTCTACCTAAGCGCAAGAGCTTAAATCAAAGCAAAAGAGCTCCAAACCAAAGTTCAATGTTGCCCCATAGCAAGACCATTTTTTACCTCGCAACTTTCATTTTATACACTTATGTTTGTTGTTAGTTAATACGTCTACTACTATTTTAGTTTAATGAAATAGAATTTGAAGCAACGATTGCTGTGAACACATCAGTGTAAAGTGGTTTACCCAATGAGATATAGAGCAAAAACCTGAACCAGTGCCTTTTTGctccgctttcccctacagCATCAGATAGGGTACGGTTACCATAATCTTTGAAGAAAGTAAAATGAACATCGTACACGttttattgatatgaagtCAATAGGAGCGGAACTCTGGACTAAAACATATTATTCGtggtaaataaaacataaaataccGTGAAACTTGTAGTAACACAACAGAGAAGAGTGTAGCTAAATGAGAATCTGGAAAAGAAAGGCGGAATGATAATGCaaacatatataaaaaaaacattgctgaCATTTGACAAAAAATGCCACGAACTTATTGATACTCCTAATGTAAACCAAACTCATCTCTTTACACTCTTCAAAATGGAAtgctttttgctgttttgtagGGGCTGTACTGGGCTGTACGCGGGAGAAATGACAAATTGTTTAGTGCtaattttatgtaaaataaattcaacttCCTGCTTGAGTACATTCCGTACCAAGGGTTGGCCCGAAGAACAGTTGTTAGCAACAAAACACTCTCCCAGCGACCAGCGGAACGCCCAGGACGACACCATCGTCATCACATCAGCATGATTGTAGCCATGTGCAGCAACGAGCGCGTTTGGTTTTGCGCCGTTGCGCGAATCGCAATTGGAAAAATCTACCACAACCTCCTCCCAAACCACCCACCCAggaataaatattaaaaccaACTGTTACCGACAGTTGGTTTCTGGGGCCAAACTGGAGGCACAGAGCGCACCGCACAGTAGTGAGATTTATGCGCAACGCCGTCCTCTTGCGCGGGAAGCTGTTTTTTGGGGCCTCCTGCAAATCTCAGACCCTCAGTCGCCCGGGATTGACTTTTATCCAATCTGCACACCGGTTTTTCGGGAAACTTTTCACATCAAATAGACGACACATCTCCGGGATACATTTCCGGAGGGTCCCCGTGGGGGAGCAAGGGACAGATGCACATGTTGTGCGTTAAAGTGGAGGGCTGCTTGGTGTGTAGTTGCTTGGACTGGCCTGGGTAAGGTCTGTTTTCTTCCGTTCTGTCATAGTCCTCCGGCGCTGGGCGGAAGGACGAGTAGGAGTCAGGGTTTGTGTTCCTTGTTACGAGATTGGGCCGGTTTGACGGTTGCGCGAACGTGTTTTTACAACGTTTGGACCGGGTTGAGCCTTTAcccgcggtgtgtgtgtgtgctttttctgAATctaccacacaaaaacatgcacatgtttgtatgtgtatgtaatGAACAACAATGCACCAAAGGCTTGAAGGAGCTAGCTAGGGAAAAACGGCCTCAAACCTTTGAGTTTGGGTGCACACGCCTGCGTTACAGTGAGTGCAATCGTTCACAGGGCAGCATGGAATGATGCCACCGGAGagatgaaaaacaacaacagagcaAAAACGTGCGGTGGAAGAAGCGTTTCCCCGGGAACGGATGGTGCAAGGAATTAGCGTGGAAATGATAGTACATCACGCTGCGGTGTGGCAAGTGACAGGGGTGGCATGCCAGCCTGCTgatgttgctactgctgctgctgctgctgctgctgctgccagtaACGAATAGGTGCAGTCGCTTCGTTGGAGAACGCACAGGAGGCCATGCAGTTGggtttttatttatgattcGAAGCAGCGCCCAACACAGGCTTTGCACGTGTTTTTCCTTTACCTTCTTTTTCGCACCATCCTCAACGCTGGTGTGCGCTGAAAGCCCGCCCTGCCCACGTGGTGTGCGTGCGCGAAGAAAAACCCGCTCGAAACGTGCGGGCTTAAATTTATTGCAGATTGTTGCAACGGTGGTTTTTCGTTCCAACCAACCGAATTTGATGCATttcaatgtgtgcgtgtgtgtgtgagactgGTTCGGTGAGGTGTTTCAAGGGGTTTTTGCTTGTTGTGGGAGGCCATTGGGCCACGCCGTTCCGGTGATTTCCGGTGGTTCCGTGTGTGCGCAAACAACGGTTTTATATCATTTCATCGTTTTCTGATTTCTATTCGGTGCGTTTTGGTGCGCCCTTTTTTTGCCGGAATGGGACTGCTGGGACTCGGAGAAAGAGGTGGATTTTTGTGTGATAAGAATATTTTGACAGAAGGTTAACACAAAAATCGCTCAGTTTTACACAAGCGAACGAGCGCTGGCCCGCCCCCGGCCCGTCGTGAAGGGCATACAAATGAAATTCCTTACTGTTTTAGGTTGaggctggtgtttttttttcttcttcatttcacCAAACTCACTATGGTGCGCAAAACGCAACGCCAAAGGCACGTGAGCTTCTGCTAACCCTCCCTTTGCTGAGCACCCAAGAATCTCTTCTCTTGTTCTTTACACAATTTTTAAGGGTTGAGATTTTCGGCCCTCTCCATGCTGAATGTTGAATTTATCGTTTTCATTAGTCGACGGGTCGGACCGAAGGGCTGCGTTCAAACAGGGTAACGCTgcctttgttttctttcccgaCACTAAAAAGCTAAACCATGCACGACGCGTTTTGGAAAGGAATGTGAATGTGATTTTTGCagggaggttttgttttttagttgGAAGCGATTACAGTCAAATGCATCGTTGAGGTGAGATGgagggaataaaaaaaagggagcaaCGATGCCAACGAACGATTGTTGTTTGGTGAGCGTGAGCTCAGGCATGATGGACGATGGAGCGATAGATGAATAATGCATCGCCCGTTTTTGGTATTGAATAATGGATGGAAAGATTTATTTTCTCGAAACGGAAACTAACCGTGAAGATGGCATGATTtgtattatcatttttatgttttgttataagatttaatagatttttttgtagGTTTGTTCTGGAAACAATCATTCTGGTTGCTCAAATTGCTTGGTTTAACGTGTAATTGTTTTAACGTTTTGGTTTgaaactttttgttttgtgagcAGACCAGCTGATAGCACATAGCAGCAACTGCTGATCGAATCTCACCCTGG
Proteins encoded:
- the LOC120957320 gene encoding venom serine protease-like, encoding MWHSGWSTVVRVLLVLASATRPVQGQCSFTLDMKFGSVYQLVSPRYPSRYGPNLQCTYVIRAPFGYRISLECPTFQIPSSTDCQLDSFRVSRTGSLSLADAYSYCGAGRLQEKSDTNQMTIRLTSAPTSTGGLFSCNLSIPQQSCECGKKKLNRIVNGVETAVNEFPMMAALIDVKTKTVICGATIVTNSYALTAAHCLLQRTINDTVLLVGDHNIKTGTDTSFSQVYIVAQFMSHPGFTVRPVANDIALVRTGRPIQYNPGVGPACLPWSYTTQSFEGRTVEATGWGDLDFGGPRATALNKVQLAVIGNQECSQRLSVTVPYQQLCTYTANRDTCQGDSGGPLFFTNLANGLLYDVGIVSFGIACATANPSVNTRVTEYLDWIMVNTPGSFYCYQP